The following coding sequences lie in one bacterium genomic window:
- a CDS encoding dihydroorotase: MEWSWERIPAEFLVTNVRLCREGTLGRRRGFLHVKKGRIETLGVGTPAHEGLPALDGGGLVCAPGLVDLAVHFREPGFEEQETIATGSRAAAAGGFTAVVTMPDTDPAIDNSGMVRYLIDRGRETGLCRLYPTGAVSPGRKGEAMTEFGDMVAAGAVGFTDGSRPVANGNLMGNALKYATMLGVPIITHPEDLTISGKGVMHGGYWATRLGLPGMARAAEDAALFRDIELARAAKGQLHVAHVSTKGAVEIIRRAKGEGVRVTAAATPHHFSLDHARCRDYSPLFKTNPPLREADDLNAIAEGLADGTIDAIATDHEPHTGTEKEYQFDQAPFGVIGLETALAAGITWLVKTGLLDLGQLIACLSERPARALNLPVGRLEEGAEADFVLIDPEREWTVQGPSFQSRSANSPYLGETLTGMVAATFLRGRLTWRGAAAPGGR; this comes from the coding sequence ATGGAGTGGAGCTGGGAGCGCATCCCTGCTGAGTTCCTGGTTACGAACGTGCGCCTGTGCCGCGAAGGCACGCTGGGCCGGCGTCGCGGTTTCCTTCACGTGAAGAAGGGGCGCATCGAGACGCTCGGCGTCGGTACGCCGGCGCACGAGGGCCTGCCTGCGCTCGACGGCGGCGGCCTGGTCTGCGCGCCGGGACTGGTCGACCTGGCCGTGCACTTTCGCGAGCCGGGCTTCGAGGAGCAGGAGACCATCGCCACGGGCAGCCGCGCGGCGGCGGCCGGCGGCTTCACGGCCGTGGTCACGATGCCGGATACCGACCCGGCCATCGACAACTCGGGAATGGTGCGTTACCTCATCGACCGGGGCCGCGAGACCGGCCTGTGCCGCCTGTACCCGACCGGCGCCGTGAGCCCGGGCCGTAAGGGCGAGGCGATGACCGAGTTCGGCGACATGGTCGCCGCCGGCGCCGTGGGCTTCACGGACGGTTCACGGCCCGTGGCGAACGGCAACCTGATGGGCAACGCGCTGAAGTACGCGACCATGCTCGGCGTACCGATCATCACGCATCCCGAGGACCTGACCATCTCCGGCAAGGGCGTCATGCACGGGGGCTACTGGGCCACGCGCCTGGGCCTGCCCGGCATGGCTCGCGCGGCCGAGGACGCGGCGCTCTTCCGCGACATCGAACTGGCGCGGGCAGCGAAGGGACAGCTGCATGTGGCGCATGTCTCGACAAAGGGCGCTGTCGAGATCATCAGGCGCGCCAAGGGCGAGGGCGTGCGCGTGACCGCTGCCGCCACGCCGCATCACTTCAGCCTGGACCACGCGCGATGCCGCGACTATTCGCCCCTGTTCAAGACCAACCCGCCGCTCCGCGAGGCCGACGACCTGAACGCCATCGCCGAGGGACTTGCCGACGGAACCATCGACGCGATCGCCACCGACCACGAGCCGCACACCGGGACCGAGAAGGAATACCAGTTCGACCAGGCGCCGTTCGGCGTCATCGGCCTGGAGACGGCGCTGGCGGCGGGCATCACCTGGCTCGTCAAGACGGGCCTGCTCGACCTGGGGCAGCTCATCGCCTGCCTGAGCGAACGGCCCGCGCGCGCGCTCAACCTGCCGGTGGGGCGGCTCGAGGAAGGGGCCGAGGCGGACTTCGTGCTGATTGATCCTGAGCGCGAGTGGACGGTGCAGGGGCCGTCGTTCCAGTCGCGCAGCGCGAATTCGCCGTACCTCGGCGAGACGCTGACCGGCATGGTGGCCGCCACCTTCCTGCGCGGCCGCCTCACCTGGCGCGGTGCAGCGGCCCCTGGCGGCCGGTAG
- a CDS encoding glycosyltransferase family 4 protein, translated as MVRICFVNSLRGWGGAEVWMLDTARALAGRGVTAGIIAQPSSELLARARAAGVPTAAIPIRFDGAPWTLALLTRQMRRWRPRAVIANLTKDLKAAAPAAWLAGVPCRLATRESDFPLKPKAYYRWYFTRAATGVLVNSEATRRTVLDSAPWLDEERVHLLYKGIDLGRFHPRPRERRGDTVGFAGQLIERKGLLTLMAAWSLLEAEPGVPARRLLVAGSGPLLEQLAAWRAGLGRPGSVELRGQVEDLVPFYNELDALALPSWSEGFGLVAAEAGACAVPVVAARASSLPEIVDNERTGLLVPPGDAPALAAALKRLLGDRDLAVRLGLAARDRVSLRFDRETTLDRLLELTGTGNVETGDSRGRSR; from the coding sequence ATGGTCCGCATCTGTTTCGTCAATTCGCTGCGTGGCTGGGGCGGCGCCGAGGTCTGGATGCTGGACACGGCCCGGGCGCTGGCCGGCCGCGGCGTGACCGCCGGCATCATCGCCCAGCCCAGCAGCGAGTTGCTGGCACGCGCACGCGCTGCCGGCGTGCCGACCGCGGCGATCCCCATCCGCTTCGACGGCGCCCCCTGGACCCTGGCGCTGCTCACGCGGCAGATGCGCCGCTGGCGCCCCCGCGCCGTCATCGCCAACCTGACCAAGGACCTGAAGGCCGCGGCGCCGGCGGCGTGGCTGGCCGGCGTGCCCTGCCGACTGGCCACACGCGAGAGCGACTTCCCGCTCAAGCCGAAAGCCTACTACCGCTGGTACTTCACGCGCGCGGCCACGGGTGTGCTCGTCAATTCGGAGGCCACGCGCCGTACCGTCCTCGACAGCGCACCTTGGCTCGACGAGGAACGTGTGCACCTGCTCTACAAGGGCATCGACCTGGGACGCTTCCACCCGCGCCCCCGTGAACGCCGCGGCGACACCGTGGGCTTTGCCGGCCAGCTCATCGAGCGCAAGGGCCTGTTGACCCTGATGGCGGCCTGGTCACTGCTCGAAGCCGAGCCCGGGGTGCCGGCCCGTCGACTCCTGGTCGCGGGCAGCGGCCCGTTGCTGGAGCAGCTGGCGGCCTGGCGCGCTGGACTGGGCCGGCCCGGAAGCGTCGAACTGCGCGGACAGGTCGAGGACCTCGTCCCCTTCTACAACGAACTCGATGCGCTGGCGCTCCCGTCCTGGAGCGAAGGATTCGGGCTGGTCGCTGCCGAAGCCGGCGCCTGCGCGGTGCCGGTGGTTGCCGCGCGCGCGAGCAGCCTGCCCGAGATCGTCGACAACGAGCGCACCGGGCTGCTCGTGCCGCCGGGCGATGCCCCGGCCCTGGCCGCGGCGCTGAAGCGCCTGCTCGGCGATCGCGACCTGGCCGTGCGGCTGGGACTGGCCGCACGCGATCGCGTGTCGCTACGCTTCGACCGCGAAACGACACTCGATCGCCTGTTGGAACTGACGGGAACAGGGAACGTCGAAACCGGGGACAGCCGCGGACGCAGCCGGTAG
- the pyrR gene encoding bifunctional pyr operon transcriptional regulator/uracil phosphoribosyltransferase PyrR produces MNFTEKAVIMNAKEMNRALKRMAHEIIEANKGIDNLVLLGVQRRGVSLAKMLADAIRQVEGIDVPQGALDITFYRDDLSRLGPSPKVSSTEMPFDVNDKIIILVDDVLYTGRTVRAALDVIMDWGRPQAIRLAVLVDRGHRELPIRPDFVGKNVPTSQKEIIKVRVKEFDEKLEVVVGEVGEA; encoded by the coding sequence ATGAACTTCACTGAAAAAGCCGTCATCATGAACGCCAAGGAGATGAACCGGGCGCTCAAGAGGATGGCGCACGAGATCATCGAGGCCAACAAGGGCATCGACAACCTCGTCCTGCTGGGCGTGCAGCGACGCGGCGTTTCGCTGGCGAAGATGCTGGCCGACGCGATCCGCCAGGTCGAGGGCATCGACGTGCCGCAGGGCGCGCTGGACATCACCTTCTATCGGGACGATCTCAGCCGCCTCGGACCTTCGCCCAAGGTCTCGTCCACCGAGATGCCCTTCGACGTGAACGACAAGATCATCATCCTGGTCGATGACGTTCTCTACACCGGGCGCACGGTGCGTGCGGCGCTGGACGTCATCATGGACTGGGGCCGGCCGCAGGCGATCCGGCTGGCGGTGCTGGTCGATCGCGGCCACCGCGAGCTGCCGATCCGGCCGGACTTCGTGGGCAAGAACGTGCCCACGTCGCAGAAGGAGATCATCAAGGTGCGCGTGAAGGAATTCGACGAGAAGCTGGAAGTCGTGGTAGGGGAGGTCGGCGAGGCATGA
- a CDS encoding dihydroorotate dehydrogenase has protein sequence MNLPSWWQLEVTAPFKLGPRELPGRIWTASGCFAYGLHAHDFRAADGTSPYLGVGAVVTKTVTPLPRTGNAMPRLVETACGALNSIGLENVGFEDFLANVLPELEARGVPTVVSLAATTPEDFGPLVRRLHEHASGFAHWHGVELNLSCPNVAEGGHDFGSAPATVARCVAAARAWLPDRALLAKITPNVADIAQLALAARDAGADAVSAINTVVGLDVDLRTGQPYLPRRFGGYSGQAILPIALAKVDQIVRGVGVPVVGVGGIAEPEDALKFFALGAVAVQVGTAQMRDPFAAARIARDLARR, from the coding sequence ATGAACCTGCCGTCCTGGTGGCAACTGGAGGTCACGGCGCCGTTCAAGCTCGGTCCGCGTGAGCTGCCGGGGCGCATCTGGACAGCCTCGGGCTGTTTCGCCTACGGGCTGCACGCCCATGATTTCCGGGCCGCTGACGGTACCTCGCCCTACCTGGGCGTGGGAGCGGTGGTGACCAAGACCGTGACGCCGCTGCCCCGCACCGGCAACGCCATGCCGCGCCTGGTCGAGACCGCCTGCGGCGCGCTCAACAGCATCGGCCTGGAGAACGTGGGCTTCGAGGACTTCCTGGCGAACGTGCTGCCCGAACTGGAAGCGCGCGGCGTGCCGACGGTTGTCAGCCTCGCGGCCACGACTCCCGAGGATTTCGGGCCGCTCGTGCGCCGGTTGCACGAACACGCGTCAGGCTTTGCGCACTGGCACGGCGTGGAGCTGAACCTGAGCTGTCCCAATGTCGCCGAAGGCGGCCACGATTTCGGCAGCGCTCCGGCAACCGTGGCCCGCTGCGTAGCTGCAGCCCGCGCCTGGCTCCCGGACCGGGCGCTGCTGGCCAAGATCACGCCGAATGTCGCGGACATCGCGCAACTGGCGCTTGCGGCGCGTGATGCGGGCGCCGATGCCGTGAGCGCGATCAATACTGTCGTGGGCCTGGATGTGGACCTGCGCACGGGCCAGCCGTACCTGCCGCGCCGGTTCGGCGGCTATTCGGGGCAGGCCATCCTGCCCATTGCGCTGGCGAAGGTGGACCAGATCGTCAGGGGCGTGGGCGTTCCGGTGGTGGGCGTCGGCGGCATCGCCGAGCCGGAGGATGCCCTCAAGTTCTTCGCGCTGGGCGCCGTAGCAGTGCAGGTCGGCACCGCGCAGATGCGGGATCCCTTCGCCGCCGCGCGCATCGCGCGCGATCTGGCCCGACGCTAG
- a CDS encoding ATP-binding cassette domain-containing protein, producing MPPDGTHFLDLRGWTLSQRRPGGQATLLADLDLALRPGGWVAVAGANGSGKSSLLAFLAGADSPLRVPTALLPQDPDDQFVAGTVGGELALGRRGPVVVPHGFGLEPLLDADPRLLSAGQKQRLALAVALGSGPRVLLCDEPTALQDARQADWVLSRLEAWRQETGGCVVTATCDRREALRADELLILGGGRVVARGDPASLLGEAAWQDLFDEGNDGMPTGARDTHTPGRGAPLLGLSGVVCRFGEGGGFAGVDLELRAGDRLGICGGNGCGKSTLLAVCAGMRRPDAGEVRLGSRRLYAHGAQDTGHGLALLAPQFPEYLFSRSSVAREIAVDPVLARVDVAAFAGELGLPADVGARHPRDLSSGQRRRLALGLVLRSGRPLLLLDEPTVALDGAGRRLVRRLLEAVPAEAAVVVASHDHRFLAAIGCEIRVPGPGGLRPA from the coding sequence ATGCCGCCTGACGGCACCCATTTCCTCGACCTGCGCGGCTGGACGCTCTCGCAGCGCCGGCCCGGGGGCCAGGCGACGCTGCTGGCGGACCTGGACCTCGCCCTGCGGCCGGGCGGCTGGGTCGCGGTTGCCGGTGCCAATGGTTCGGGAAAGTCCTCGTTACTGGCCTTCCTGGCCGGAGCCGATTCCCCCCTGCGTGTGCCGACAGCGCTGCTGCCCCAGGATCCCGACGACCAGTTCGTGGCTGGGACCGTGGGCGGGGAGCTGGCGCTCGGGCGCCGGGGCCCGGTAGTGGTGCCGCACGGATTCGGGCTGGAGCCGTTGCTGGACGCCGACCCGCGCCTGCTCTCGGCCGGCCAGAAGCAGCGACTGGCCCTGGCCGTGGCGCTGGGATCGGGGCCGCGCGTCCTGCTCTGCGACGAACCGACGGCCCTGCAGGACGCCCGCCAGGCCGACTGGGTGCTGTCCCGGCTGGAAGCGTGGCGGCAGGAGACGGGCGGCTGCGTGGTGACGGCCACCTGTGACCGTCGCGAAGCCCTCCGCGCCGACGAACTGCTCATTCTCGGCGGCGGGAGGGTGGTCGCGCGCGGCGATCCGGCATCGTTGCTGGGCGAGGCAGCCTGGCAGGACCTGTTTGACGAAGGCAACGACGGAATGCCGACCGGTGCACGGGATACGCACACGCCTGGGCGGGGAGCGCCGCTCCTCGGCCTCTCGGGGGTCGTCTGCCGCTTCGGCGAAGGCGGGGGATTCGCCGGCGTCGACCTCGAACTGCGCGCCGGCGACCGCCTCGGCATCTGCGGTGGCAACGGCTGCGGCAAGAGTACCCTGCTGGCTGTCTGCGCCGGGATGCGGCGGCCCGATGCCGGGGAAGTGCGGCTGGGAAGCCGCCGCCTCTATGCGCACGGCGCCCAGGACACCGGTCACGGCCTGGCGCTCCTGGCGCCGCAGTTCCCGGAGTACCTGTTCAGCCGGTCGAGTGTGGCGCGGGAGATCGCTGTCGATCCGGTGCTGGCCCGTGTGGATGTCGCTGCCTTCGCCGGCGAGCTGGGGCTGCCGGCTGATGTGGGCGCCAGGCACCCGCGCGACCTCAGCAGCGGCCAGCGCCGTCGCCTGGCGCTCGGGCTGGTCCTGCGCTCGGGCCGTCCGCTGCTGCTGCTGGACGAGCCCACGGTCGCGCTCGACGGCGCCGGCCGGCGCCTGGTCCGTCGCCTTCTGGAGGCAGTGCCGGCTGAAGCAGCGGTGGTCGTGGCTTCCCACGACCACCGGTTCCTGGCGGCTATCGGCTGTGAGATCCGGGTGCCGGGGCCGGGCGGACTGCGGCCCGCCTGA
- the glgC gene encoding glucose-1-phosphate adenylyltransferase, giving the protein MVRGTLSLVLAGGQGERLYPLTRDRSKPAVPFGGAYRIIDFTLSNCVNSGLRQIYVLTQYKSFSLDQHLQRGWNIFSYEADEFLYRIPPQHRVGQKWYQGTADAVYQNIYLLEERRPKRVLILSGDHVYRMNYAKLLEFHEAEGAKLSLCAAVVPKEGADQFGILEVDANWKVIGFEEKPSDPKTIPGDPDHCLVNMGVYVFDTESLVRELCHDVKQSDSRHDFGRNIIPEMVSRGEVFAYPFRDPATGNAWYWRDIGTLDSYYEANMELTRRRPAFDLYDPDWHFRAWQPPLPPSKTVHGIAADGPLPGIVEDSIIGSGSMISGGRIERSVVGHSCRMSSYSRVTESILMDGARIGRHAEVRRCIVDKGVIVPDGMRIGCDPQWDAAHFTVSPSGVVVVPRHADLSGLVQAKPAVAPAR; this is encoded by the coding sequence TTGGTTCGTGGCACGCTGAGCCTGGTGCTGGCCGGCGGGCAGGGTGAGCGTCTGTATCCGTTGACGCGGGACCGGTCGAAGCCCGCCGTGCCGTTCGGCGGCGCCTATCGCATCATCGATTTCACGCTTTCCAACTGCGTCAACAGCGGGCTGCGGCAGATCTACGTGCTGACGCAGTACAAGTCGTTCTCGCTGGACCAGCACCTGCAGCGCGGCTGGAACATCTTCAGCTACGAGGCGGACGAGTTCCTCTACCGCATCCCGCCGCAGCATCGCGTGGGGCAGAAGTGGTACCAGGGCACCGCCGACGCCGTGTACCAGAACATCTACCTGCTCGAGGAACGGCGCCCCAAGCGCGTGCTCATCCTGTCCGGGGACCATGTCTACCGGATGAACTACGCCAAGCTGCTGGAATTCCATGAAGCCGAAGGTGCCAAGCTGAGCCTGTGCGCAGCCGTTGTGCCGAAGGAGGGAGCCGACCAGTTCGGCATCCTCGAGGTCGACGCGAACTGGAAGGTCATCGGGTTCGAGGAGAAGCCGTCCGATCCCAAGACCATTCCCGGCGATCCCGACCACTGCCTGGTCAACATGGGTGTCTACGTCTTCGACACCGAGAGCCTCGTGCGCGAACTGTGCCACGACGTGAAGCAGTCGGATTCCCGCCACGACTTCGGTCGCAACATCATCCCCGAGATGGTTTCGCGCGGTGAGGTCTTCGCCTACCCGTTCCGCGACCCGGCGACCGGCAATGCCTGGTACTGGCGTGACATCGGGACGCTCGACAGCTACTACGAGGCGAACATGGAATTGACGCGGCGGCGTCCGGCCTTCGACCTCTACGATCCCGACTGGCATTTCCGCGCCTGGCAGCCGCCCCTGCCGCCGAGCAAGACGGTGCATGGCATCGCCGCCGACGGGCCGCTGCCCGGCATCGTCGAGGACAGCATCATCGGCAGCGGCTCGATGATCTCCGGCGGGCGCATCGAGCGCTCGGTCGTGGGCCACAGTTGCCGGATGAGTTCTTACAGCCGCGTGACAGAGAGCATCCTCATGGACGGCGCGCGTATCGGCCGGCATGCCGAGGTCAGGCGCTGCATCGTCGACAAGGGCGTCATCGTGCCCGACGGCATGCGCATCGGTTGCGACCCGCAATGGGATGCGGCGCACTTCACGGTCTCGCCGTCGGGTGTCGTCGTCGTGCCGCGGCACGCCGACCTTTCGGGCCTCGTGCAGGCGAAGCCCGCCGTCGCACCTGCGCGGTAG
- a CDS encoding dihydroorotate dehydrogenase electron transfer subunit translates to MKPSRPATRSALGRVTANALVSSAFLRLDLELDQPFTFLPGQFVMVNEPGPRSWTFSRPFSILAGAGTSLSLLYRVVGRGTAAMASLPRGAAMQVLGPLGEPFPAPVEGSTAVLLGGGVGLPPVFAWRERWGGPRDRAFFGARDGGEVPWEMLGNSWGISVDRAEGVPPGRGAFTGVVTALAAAEAGLAPGDNGVVYACGPAPLLKAAARLARAQGWRCWVSLEEHMGCGYGVCKGCVVPVREGNGIRNATCCFEGPVFDAANLPDLGDPSVLPGTAGGAA, encoded by the coding sequence GTGAAACCCTCGCGACCCGCGACGCGCTCCGCCCTTGGCCGGGTGACGGCCAACGCGCTCGTCTCTTCGGCCTTCCTGCGCCTGGATCTCGAGCTGGACCAGCCGTTTACCTTCCTGCCGGGCCAGTTCGTCATGGTCAATGAACCGGGGCCCCGGTCCTGGACGTTCAGTCGGCCCTTCTCCATCCTCGCCGGCGCCGGTACCTCGCTGTCGTTGCTGTACCGCGTCGTCGGGCGCGGCACGGCCGCCATGGCGTCGTTGCCCCGTGGTGCCGCCATGCAGGTGCTGGGGCCGCTGGGTGAGCCGTTCCCGGCACCGGTCGAGGGATCGACGGCCGTGCTCCTGGGCGGTGGCGTCGGGTTGCCTCCGGTGTTCGCCTGGCGGGAACGCTGGGGCGGTCCGCGCGACCGTGCTTTCTTCGGCGCGCGTGACGGCGGCGAAGTACCGTGGGAAATGCTCGGCAACTCCTGGGGGATCTCCGTCGACCGCGCGGAAGGCGTGCCGCCGGGACGTGGCGCTTTCACCGGCGTCGTCACCGCACTGGCCGCTGCGGAGGCGGGGCTGGCCCCGGGCGACAACGGCGTGGTCTATGCCTGTGGCCCGGCGCCGCTGCTGAAGGCCGCGGCGCGGCTGGCACGCGCGCAGGGCTGGCGCTGCTGGGTCTCCCTCGAGGAGCACATGGGTTGCGGCTACGGCGTGTGCAAGGGATGTGTCGTGCCCGTTCGCGAAGGCAACGGTATCCGCAATGCCACGTGCTGCTTTGAAGGCCCGGTCTTCGATGCGGCGAACCTGCCGGATCTGGGGGATCCGTCAGTGTTGCCCGGCACCGCTGGAGGAGCAGCATGA
- a CDS encoding aspartate carbamoyltransferase catalytic subunit, with product MILRSKDVLGLEDLTAEEILGVIDIASRFRAVFDRPVRSVPIMRGRTVVNFFHEPSTRTRISFELAEKRLSADIVNFSTATSSLSKGETLRDTAENLAAMKIDMLVIRHSSSGAARYLAKVLACSVINAGDGAHEHPTQGLLDIMTMRQRLGDLRGRKVTIIGDITHSRVARSNIWGLTKLGAEVTVCGPPTMVPSGLDRMGVRVEYDLMRAVRDADVLNVLRIQLERHSSRSFPSNREYHRMYGISAEVVQKLKPETFVMHPGPMNRDVEIASEVADGPRQVILDQVANGVAVRMALIYLLSGGDPGALAPAAA from the coding sequence ATGATCCTGCGCAGCAAGGATGTCCTTGGCCTGGAGGACCTGACGGCCGAGGAGATCCTCGGCGTGATCGACATTGCTTCGCGCTTCCGCGCCGTATTCGATCGTCCCGTGCGCAGCGTGCCCATCATGCGCGGCCGTACCGTCGTCAATTTCTTCCATGAGCCGAGCACCCGCACGCGCATCAGCTTCGAGCTGGCGGAGAAGCGCCTTTCGGCCGACATCGTCAACTTCAGCACCGCCACCAGCAGCCTTTCCAAGGGCGAGACCCTGCGTGACACGGCCGAGAACCTGGCGGCGATGAAGATCGACATGCTGGTCATCCGGCACAGTTCCTCGGGCGCGGCCAGGTACCTGGCGAAGGTGCTGGCGTGCTCGGTCATCAACGCGGGCGACGGCGCGCACGAACATCCGACGCAGGGCCTGCTCGATATCATGACCATGCGCCAGCGCCTGGGCGACCTGCGCGGCCGCAAGGTCACGATCATCGGCGACATCACGCACAGCCGCGTGGCGCGGTCGAACATCTGGGGCCTGACCAAGCTGGGCGCCGAGGTCACGGTCTGCGGCCCACCCACCATGGTGCCGTCGGGACTCGACCGGATGGGCGTGCGCGTGGAGTACGACCTGATGCGCGCCGTGCGCGATGCCGACGTGCTCAACGTGCTGCGCATCCAGCTCGAGCGGCATTCCAGCCGCTCGTTCCCGAGCAACCGCGAATACCATCGCATGTACGGCATCAGCGCCGAAGTGGTGCAGAAACTCAAGCCCGAGACCTTCGTCATGCACCCGGGCCCCATGAATCGCGATGTGGAGATCGCCAGCGAAGTGGCCGACGGGCCGCGCCAGGTGATCCTCGACCAGGTGGCCAACGGCGTCGCCGTGCGGATGGCCCTGATCTACCTGCTGTCGGGCGGCGACCCCGGGGCGCTGGCCCCGGCCGCCGCCTAG
- a CDS encoding tRNA-dihydrouridine synthase family protein yields METALPRKQTRLDPRLPWLGGVRRLLSPMAGVTDRAFREICRRYGADMGFCEFASASGLTYGGENTWKLVDTDGEEGLVGVQIFGADPEHMAQAARLLSTRRLDVLDINFGCPVKKVVQKCGGSALLADVPLLERIIRAVIDNSGVPVTAKIRTGWDEDKVNYDEVGLLLQEVGCSWVTMHGRTRAQKFSGQANWDRIAHLVEVLDIPVIGNGDVVDGASYRAMVAHTRCHGVMIGRGAMGNPWIFEQMRAVDEAWRRVTSRSPRCAPSPPTMCAARWLPAARVTAAWSCARTSRAASAATPALPHSGAGCSRPKAPRR; encoded by the coding sequence ATGGAGACCGCGCTGCCGCGCAAGCAGACCCGCCTGGATCCGCGCCTGCCCTGGCTGGGCGGGGTGCGCCGGCTGCTGTCGCCCATGGCCGGCGTGACCGATCGTGCCTTCCGGGAGATCTGCCGCCGGTACGGCGCCGACATGGGCTTCTGCGAATTCGCGTCCGCCAGCGGCCTCACGTACGGCGGCGAGAACACCTGGAAGCTGGTCGATACCGACGGCGAGGAAGGGCTCGTCGGCGTGCAGATCTTCGGCGCCGACCCCGAGCACATGGCGCAGGCAGCGCGGCTGTTGTCCACTCGCCGGCTTGACGTGCTCGACATCAACTTCGGTTGCCCGGTCAAGAAGGTCGTGCAGAAGTGCGGAGGCAGTGCGCTGCTGGCCGACGTGCCGCTGCTCGAGCGCATCATCCGGGCCGTGATCGACAACAGCGGCGTGCCCGTCACCGCGAAGATCCGCACCGGCTGGGACGAGGACAAGGTCAACTACGACGAGGTGGGCCTGTTGCTGCAGGAGGTCGGGTGTTCCTGGGTGACCATGCACGGCCGTACGCGCGCGCAGAAGTTCAGCGGCCAGGCGAACTGGGACCGCATCGCGCACCTGGTGGAGGTGCTCGACATCCCGGTCATCGGGAACGGCGATGTCGTCGACGGCGCCAGCTACCGCGCGATGGTGGCGCATACGCGCTGCCATGGCGTCATGATCGGTCGCGGCGCCATGGGCAATCCCTGGATCTTCGAGCAGATGCGCGCCGTCGACGAGGCGTGGAGGCGCGTGACATCACGTTCGCCGAGATGTGCGCCGTCACCGCCGACCATGTGCGCGGCGAGGTGGCTGCCCGCGGCGAGGGTCACGGCTGCCTGGTCGTGCGCTCGCACATCACGCGCTGCTTCCGCGGCTACCCCGGCGCTTCCGCATTCCGGCGCCGGCTGTTCGAGGCCGAAGGCGCCGCGGCGCTGA
- a CDS encoding response regulator: MAKILIVDDEPHLRLLYETEMRRAGFETMTASNAAQGLEFVDTMHPDLVILDIRMAGMDGIEALQRILERNNSIPVVLNTAFSSYRDNYLTWAADAYVTKSSDVTELLNTVKNILEERLASRS, from the coding sequence ATGGCCAAGATCCTGATCGTCGATGATGAGCCTCATCTGAGGCTGCTCTACGAGACCGAAATGCGTCGCGCGGGCTTCGAGACGATGACCGCCAGCAACGCGGCCCAGGGACTCGAGTTCGTCGACACGATGCACCCCGATCTGGTCATCCTCGACATCCGCATGGCGGGGATGGACGGCATCGAGGCCCTGCAGCGCATCCTCGAGCGCAACAACAGCATCCCTGTCGTGCTCAACACCGCCTTCTCCAGCTACCGTGACAACTACCTGACGTGGGCGGCCGACGCCTATGTGACGAAGTCGTCCGACGTGACGGAGCTGCTGAACACGGTGAAGAACATCCTCGAGGAACGGCTGGCGTCGCGCAGCTGA